CTTGTGTTGTCTTAGTGAACAGGAAGCTCCAACAATGTTCACTAACAGCACACACCGCCGGAGGTCTCTGATCCAGAACTGAGAAAGAGTGAAACAGACTAGAAAACCCACACATCCATTGTTGAACGGGTATACTGTTAGCATGCTGTTGAAACATGTGTAGTATGCTTTTTTgttgcacatttttttgtttgtttgttttttgacacaGTAGTGTGACTTTGAATGCTAAACTCACAGCTAATATACCAGATCTAGCTAAAGTGATAGTAGAGAATTAATGCCACTGAGTGTTAACTGTTGTCTAGACTTTAACTGATTGGACAAAATGTAGCTTTAGGATACCAATGTTCAGACTTTGTATAGGgaggacagatggtttgagtGAGGAGTGAgagaagccatccatgtcaaagtggagaaacCATCTCTTCAACATCATCTTTCGTCAATTTTACAATCAGGTGTATACCCCCTAAAAAACTACTAGCAGATTGACTAACCCCCATTAGTATACAAGGGCTCGGtaaaactcgcatttcaacgacaCCCACTGACTCTCAGTGACACTCCCAATGACTATTATTAATGAGCCACACGGGTCTTGTCATTGGAATATAACTGACCAAACCTCACAGGGTTAAGAAGCTGAGACAAGAcaaaccaccaccagaactgaagaagcctcttggatgagaggtgaaaagtCTACAATGAAGATTCCTAAAGTCcattggattgatttaaaccaCTTTGAATAACCATTACTTCTACattcttcttcgtcttttgtCAGCTGAACATGATATTGTAGCTTGCAAAAAATCTTCCAGTAGAAAAATGTACCAAACCATTGTTTACTATGAATGTGTGCAAAGTATCTGTACGGATATATATTGTCCTATGGgctaaaaataatatattttatatattcattgtataatacagtatatgccaCTGTTTAGTAAAAtctgctgaaaagaagtcaaatttTCTTTAAGTCCTTCACCTCCATCCAATTAGACCTGGCCAACATGGACAGAATGTCAGTCAGGTGAACTCTGAACAGCCTGTTTTTTTACGTGTGAGCCTAGTGCAGATCGCACTCACCTGTgttattatctgattctgaactatgttttgttttggaaaatactGGATTATTTCAACCatatctgtctatgagtcactcttgacgcttgtcaaaatgcttgcctcggtcacatgaccacgcTCTTAAAGGGGCTGCTCCAGTCGGTCCGGGACAGTTtcacaagtttgtttttattgattctgTTGAAccacaataaaaatgtaactttctttttttttttaagaattattttttttaagcttcAAGTTGTTTCTAtgacattcttatagctgctctgtcattggctattaactagcatcttcctggcatcccattggctaagaccTCTATGAGTAGCAAGACACTGCAGATGTCTATGCAGCATCCTCATCATTCGGCCcttgacccatgaggtgttctgatagttttacgtaaataatTTGCGAAAAGGCAAATGTCGTTTTTTATGAGGATTCAGGTGAGGCAAAGTCGGCGAAAGAACATCCGGAGcttaaggcatcacgtgggtagttggagaagttcaaagaggactggaattcactcttgtacatggtgaggcaagtagtgcatgaaccaaagagggcaaaaaacaatgagggcagcagttaaaaggttaatgaccatcattattattctttattctttgttttttacattatgcacaactctcatttattgtgtagtaatcaaattgtaacatgtatttgctacatgttttgatgcatttttatgctttacaaaatatttatgtctgaattttttggggcttggaacggattagggcatttgtatggaaaacaCCGTCTCTAtacttaaaacattttctacttaagaaatttcttccagaaaaaattcattttgtgagtagaggtaccactgtatttaaataaaaagtacgaattaatttaaaaaaaatcttacaatGCCATATACATGCCTCTGAAGTAGTGagactcagaaaaaaaatgctgtgcTAGATTCCATTTTCCTGTTTTATCTCAGGATGAATAACCTAGCTAACTTAAACACAGCATGATCAAAATACTTCATACTTGCCTTTGGGTTCTGATGGTATGGACACAGTTTCCAATGctttgctcttctttgacttctaaaacaacagagaaaaatgaaTTGATTAAAAAAGATGTAATCAAACACAAGCATGTGATAGGACACGTTTGTTTAGATTTTCACTTGACAGAACACCAAAAAAAGGATTTCAGCaatatttcacacacatcctATGTTAGGAAAGCCACTGGACAAGCGTTATGGCTCACTTCCTTGTATAAAAAGATCCATCCCCTTCCCTCCACTTGGGTATGCTGACCACTGGTGGCACAACCCACTTACTAGCTGTTAGGAGGTCAGAGAAGGTAGTCAAATCTCCTTCTACACAGACAACTTTGTTCTCACCTAATGATCAAAAAATGTATCCTAActataaattgtttgttttctacTCCAACAAGAGCGCAAATATCTGAACTGACTACTTGTGAGttaactgaagaagcctcttagatgacagatgaaacgtcttcagacTTTATGCAAGTCTAGCTgactcatttttaatgttttttaaccAACTATAAACCATCGATGACCAAAGTACTCAAGGAAATCCTGACTAAAAAAGGTTTTCTTCGCTGTCTTTAAAGGAGGACTCCAATGGAGAGACCAAGTAGACCACcaaaacatccatccatgtattcatccatccatccatccacccattttcTCTAGTCAAGACGACCACAATGGTCTTGTCTGTTGCCTCTTCTTCCCCTTTGTGGGTTAAGgaggttgctggagtctatcccagctaacTGCTACACACACGCCACCGGTGCATCGCAGagccaaatgaaagacaaacaaccactcatgcacgcactcacacctacaggcaatttagaACTGATCACTTCACCTAAATTGCACATTTTCAAAGGtgagaggaagcaggagaaccacgagagaacccatgcagacccggggagaacattcaaactctgcacagaaggGACTCAAACCTGGGACATTCTTGtcgtgaggcgacagtgctacacTCTGCCGCTTGCCATCCAAACAGTAAAATAGtctaaatgaaatacaaaaacaaagcaaatattCACACAAGGTAATCTCTGCTCAGTTAGGCAGGGagtgttccagctcctgttccagATCTCTTTGGCTAGCAGCACAGCCCACCAGCAATGGAAACAGTCCACAGTCATTCCCATCCAAAGGAAGGGTGGCACCATCACAGACCTGAACTACCTTCACCTCGTGATGGCTTCTCTTTCTAACCAAGAGGGCTGTCAACAATTATACTAATATAACAATTATATTATACAATAACCAATGAATTATTGTTAATTAAAGTACTTTAAAGATTATTAAAGCACTTAAATTGGTAAAATCCACTGACTGACTACATTGACACCAACCGTAAACATCTCGAGCTCCCCTACACCACTAACATTCTCCTGTTTGCTGACGTCCCCTCAGCTTTCAAACCTTCAGCCACACATGGTTGCTGAAAAGCTCACCAGTGGCTTTCACCCGTATCACCTACTGATCCTGTGGGTAATACTTCCTCTCAAACAGGTCACACAGAGTGCTGGTGAACAAAATCTTCTCAGGCTTCCTTGTTACCAGTACTTTCCAAGGATAAGTGAgctgagaaaaagaaaggtgaatGAACTAAAAGGCCAGTTGCATAGACACAGCCAACTTTAAAGGCAAAAGCTGCCCCTGAAGCATTGCATTGGGAGAGTCATCGTTAAGATCAAGAAGTCCTTCCATGATGTAGAGATGGTAAAAGAGGCATTCACTGAAGCACCAGACTCAatcaaataaatagttaatactTTCAAACAAAAGATGCAACATCTCTCCTCAAAGCTGCAGCGCCATCATTTGGCAAACTTGCAGAACTGGCATCAGAACTGGAGATGCAAGCAACGCCTGTGTGTAATCTGAGAGCAGTCCACACTACAGAGCAGATTTAAAATTATCTGTCAGAGTTTGACCGACACTTTCAAGACTTTTCTTTGCTTGAGCCAGTCCCTACATACATGTGCTATCCTTTTCAGGAAGATTCTgaggttcattcattcagttgcATCAAAGATTGTTGCACGCTCCTCAAGTGGAAGATGAGATGCTGACACTGCTAACTGAAGTCCAGAGCAGTTCTGGAACTTACAGAGAAGTACCCCAACATGAGGAAATGTGCTACATCTTTGACTGCATTATCAGCCTCACTTATTTATGTACGTCAACTTTTTCCCATATGAAGATCATCAAATCCAAGTACCGTTCCACCATGATTGATGATAATTTGGAAGTGTGCTCGAGGCTTGGCTGTCAGCGAACTGTCCGGACTATGCAACCCTGGCTGTTTTCATTAAAGTTAACTtgggaaatgacaaaaaagatgcacaaaataattgtgttgtgttgcgcAATGAGAGTTTATACAATTACGCAAGATACATCAACCTGCATTGTACATATAAAGAATTCTCAATATACTAAAAATTAATATATGTTTTGAATTGATGTAGTAGGTAGATCATTTTGTAAGTACTTAGAATGTGTGAACAACCCTGGTTTAATCCATGCATAGAAGACAGGTAAAATGCTTCCTAGATATTCCAGTTAATCCAGTCATATCAATCAGAACGGCACACGTGTCCTCAGAAGGAATGAAGGAGAGGCTGTGAGGCTTTGCGTTCCCAGAAAGTGAGCTACACTTGCCGGTGGTGTGAGCCGTTGAACTAATGGGGATCCTAAATCAGTAAGTGCATCAACTATTGTATTgtgttaaaatatttcacattgtgAAACAAATGTAGATTTTAGAATTCTAGAGTCCTGTTATTGTTGTAATTGTGAAGACTTATAAGGAAACAAGGGCATGAGGTTGGCATGCCTATTAATCACAGAGCAGTTGTCAGTGACATTTTCAAGTTAAGACACCATTCATATGATCGCTTGTTACTACAGAAGGACGTATGACACTTATTTTCAatgtttagtgttttttaatCCACAAATGCACTAAGATGGTTTTACTATTTATCATTTCTGGTCATGTAATGTACAGTTTACATTATTTCTGcaagtgttatttattttcaaatacattACTCTGCATGCCCAATGAATTACCGCCAGGGAATAGGGTTTTGAATTGAACTAAATTTAGTTGTGGAAGCAAATATTGTTCAAAAGCCAGCGGCTGATAATCCACTCTTCCTgagacaattttaaaaaataagacCCTCAACATCCAGCAGAAACTCTATTAGTTGAGACAACGTCAAAATGAAACCCACCTTAGTTTTAGCTCTGGCTCGCCTCTCTTCCATCTTCTCCTTCAGTTTCTCAACTTCCTCCTTAGAGCCGTTGAGAACAACGATATCCTCATCTTTGAAGGGGTCCCCACACTAAAGCAAAAACAAGGCAGCCATGGTAAGACATACTGCCTGACTTAGCAGAAAAACCTTTTTAtcagggcggcatggtggcacgctgctgcctcacaacacagcggacccgggttcgggtcccgctctgtgcggagttcgcatgctctcttcgtgtctgtgtgggttctctggcttcctctaggaatgagtgtgtgtgcgcatggtTGTATATCTTTGTGtcgtacccggagtgtcccccgcctcatgccctatgccgccgagataggctctagctccccgtgacccgctgcggtggatatagcggtggtaatctgaagatgactgactgactgacctttcTATCAAATATTTAAGTTCATTACACATCATGTGGTTAGAAAAAATAGTAAAGACCTGAAACATGTCTTTCAGCAGTGCAAAGTAATAAACATCACAATCCATCATGTCCCCAAAACCATCTTTACATCACAGGTCTCCATGTGCCCAGTTCCAATTTGTTGCCTCTATCAGTTTAAAACTTTGTAAAAGCAGCACATTTGTGCGTCGTTGAAAATGATTATTAAAGCTTTTTCTTTCTGACACATTTTTAAGGGGTTCCAAACGTTAGTCTAATTTTAAAACTGAGAAGAATCAGGAGAGCAATGATGTATGACTGACATTGACAAGGAATAGATGATACAAATGCACATATCAAAATCATATCCAATTTATGTACACATATGGATGAGACCGAATTCCAATCTGAAAATGTTCAATTTCATGTGCTTGTTTCCAGCTTAAATGTTCAGGATTTGTACCCTATCTGTGACACAGGGGAGGAGAAAAACTGAACTGGAAAATTTAGCCATGTAAACCCAGCCTAATTCTTTAGTTTTGTCATGATTATGATCATATgatactgtttttttattgtcatgcaAATTCATAAATGTAAGACAATCAAATGAATATGACAGTTCGTGATGTACAGGTGTCCTTTATGGACTGAACATCACTGCAGCTATGGTAGTTGTAATGAAGATTattgggaggaaaaaaaaaggattttattcTGTAATTCTCACAAGATTCCCATTACTGTATTCATTGACAAAACCTTCAGATACGCAAACTTCTTCAAAACACATGTGCATAGAAAATACATTATGTATGGTAAGAATGGAAAGACTATTTAATCAGGATTTCATGTGCTTCACAGAAACAGAGATCTGCGCTTATTTGACTTGCAAAGCAATTATTTGCACAGCTTTTGTCAGGCTTGATGACAGTATTTCTATGAGACTGAGTTATCTATGGCAGGGACCAGATGTCTCGAATGGCAAAAACCAACTTATTTCCATAAGCAAATGCAACGCATATGACTTGTTGCGATGGAAATCTTTTAAAGGATGTGAGCACTTAAGAATGCAAAACAAAAGGAGGAAGGTGAAAGTATTACATAATTAGTTTTTCCAGACAATACAAATCACTAAATAATACTTTAatgcatgttaaaaaaaaacaaaaacagacataagCACAAACATTAGAAATGCGAGAAGAGTCAATTATTGAGAAAAGAGTTCGGGAAATTGTGTCATTTTCATCTCAAAATCGTAATTATCAATTCATTACTTATTGTTgaatttattgtcttttttttgacatCCTGGGCATCATTCAACACCACCTTTACCCATCTGAACACTGTAATAGTATTGAAGAAGAACTTCCTAGAAtgtcaaaacaaacacatataagaatacaaatataaaaccCTGTGAGTAACCAGCAGAAGTCTATTGTGTTGCCATAATGCAGGCTTAATGGGTGTGAACTCCAACCATGTGCTCTGTTCAACACAAGAGGGCTAATCTCAGGAGCTGACCAAGCAGCAACAAACTGTGGATGCCGCTCCGAAGTCAGTCACTTTGGAGCTGCTGTTACCACACATGAACAGGCTGCTGGTGAGCTGGAGCCACATAAGCAAACCAGTGAACTCATCTGTGAGAAGCTAGGAAGCAAGGAAGTGAATATTACAGAGAGACAACACTCAAGGGAGATGGACTGTGCAAAGGAACTAGAATAAAACtcgagaagaagaggaaaaacaaagaagaggaaagaaccTGCTGTCAAAGGTGCTTCatggaaaaataatggaaaGCAAGAGAACAAAAAATGAGTAAGAAACTAAGGGTGGAGAATGGGGTGAGAAGGTGTGTAAGATGGGAGCTCTGtgttagaggtgtgtgtgttgctgctggTAACCAGGCAGGATTTGCACCGTGTCTCGTGGGGATGAGGGGGTTGCGTCTTCATCAGCAATGAACACAACTAGAGGGAAAAAGCGCACAAAAATACTCCTGACTCTAACAacgtccccagctctgaaagCACCACCTCCCAGGTCACCGGCTGCtggaaagaacaaaaccaaTCCTGACAACCAAATTTCGCTCAAACCTCACTACCTGCTCCTGCTCTTGGCGTGCTGTTGTTTGTGGTGCTGATGGAAATTACTTGTTCTCCCCACTGGTCTGTGTATGGATTGTACTGACAAGCTCACAGCAGCCGTAAAAAATGACAAGAAGAGCTGCCGGTGATCAACGGTTTACTTCTTCGCCTTAAGGATAAGGACTAGACTGCCTAAAAGGTAGCGTTCTCACATTAAACTCTCCTATTCTGTATTATCATATTGCATCATTTGTTTATATGATGCAATAATTTAGGATTTAAATAGTTGATCTGTAccgaaatttatttttaaatgtggatTATTACCTAAAGCCATATTTTAAGctgttgatgaaaaaaatatgcCTCAATTAATTACGCAGTATAAAGGTAGCATAGGATAGATAGTATTTAGTTATTCTTTCTATTCAGtatgttatttaaattaaataaatcaaagtagaatataaatataaataaaacatccagGGATATCTGTTTGTAAATTTACTTTGTGATTTTGTTCTAAAGGCACAGAATTAAGAACAGTCCTGAGAGATGTTGTTCTCTACTCCAATGAGAGGAACAGAGTGTAAGATGTTCTTTTCAGTCTGTTCATGGTGAATATTCTGCAGGGACAACACCGCTGATTAAAAGAAAGGCAATACTATTACTTTGATTcatcaaaaacataaaacataatgtACCTTTCATTTTAGAGCCGGTTTGTTGTGGTATAATGGGCagatattataatatattatcaatttatgatactcaaagtaaaatctattatAATTTGTGGGTGTACAGAAGAAACAAATGTCTTTCTATTCGACGAACAAGATGTTCAGTCTTCAAATAGATTTACTGAAATCTgtttaaaagataaataaaatgttataaatgtatATGATACAACAACTCTAACGGTATTACGCCTATTATCCTGTCAGAACTATTCCCCAGTCAATCTGAAAAACGTTTTCGCTAACAAAACTCATAGTTTTTATGTGAAAACTGAATTGAACTTGAAATCCTACTTTTATAAAGCTACCTTCAGTTAAACATCTATTACACCTgtcatttttcatgtttatgAAATCTAGAGAAACTTTTTAATCTGGGGAAACATAAAAACCAGAGATAGCCTATCAAATTATGAGTAGAAAATTTCCACTgatcaattaattaatcaactggctaagaaaaaaacattgtctGGGCTATCTTTTGCAAACCTTAAAGAAACAAACTCTGAAGTGGATCAAATGTCTTGCTAACaattctctttctgtttctggatTTAGgatgggcaaaaaaaaaaaatcagactaaATGAAGATGTGATAAATTCTTGCCTAATTCTAGAAAATTGCATGACTACTTCATTGCCCAAGGTCTTTCTTTTGTTATGTTGCACATTTGGGTGTTGAACTCCAGACCATCCCCTCTGAACACTTTTCCACAAACTCATTGAACCCCCCACACTAAAGAAGTCTTAGAATCATTTAACAGATAGTAGGATAGCTCTAACGTGATACAAGGACATCTATCGTCACAGAACCTTATGTCACTCTACCCGTGTGCTTTATCACTGACGACTGGGGGCAGTATCAGAACAACATGAGACAGTGACAGACATACTTTGTTCCTTCATTTTCTCTGGATGGCCACTTTGAGTCAGCAGTGACAAAGTCAGCAGTCACAAAGtcataaaaaaagttataaatttTATAAAAGGTAAAGCATCAACAACTGGTTCCTCATTTAAGGGCTGCCCTCTGGATTTAACTGTGAGCCTCCTTGTGATTCCACTCCCCAGGGCCCAAGGTAAGGGcctgggggcggcagtggctcagtgatagAGCGGcaggtagagcgggtcgtccaatgttctaagatcggcagttcaattcccACTGTCACCTAAAAACACCCGGAATGTGAGCTGGAGTcaccaaggtgcccttgagcaaggcacacaAAGCAGGAGATGTCCACCAGTCTACCCCcacctgcatgcatacaggcccattgtgtgtgtttgtgtgttcaggaccTGTACACACCaatatatgcatgtgactaactagagtgtgccactaattacccttcagggattaatccagtatataaaataaaaaaaataataaaataaataaccaatGGATGCCTTTTTTTCAGGGGTTTATCCGTGGAGTAGCTGGCTGGATACGGTGAAGTAGGGGTACTATGTGCCTGTTTGAAGGAAGAAAGCTGAGCTTCTTGTTTTGCCTGGCTGCAAGTGTTACTGTGTATTCGGTCATTTACTTGTGGACCAAGACACAAATAGAGCCAAAACTGATAAATTCACCAAGCTGCAGACCCTTCGCCACTGAATGTAAAGCTTTTCTGCCAGGAACAGAAGAGGGAGTAGAATGGCATCGTCAGGACTGTCAGGTATGTTTATGTACAGGCAATTCATCATTGCATTTCTTACATCTGCATTGAATTGTGGAAAACTatgcataattttttttggtcaaaatgATACTCATATAAACAAGATCTTGTGTTAAAGCTATGCTACATATACCTTTGCAAAATAAGACTTCTCTATCTACAGGTGGAAAGATTTATTGTTAATAATCAACTGCAGTGTTCCAATTTGACAAAAGATCTACACTTCATCACAAGACCACTGAGCCGTGAGGAGGAGGACTACCCTTTAGCATTCATTATGACCATTCACAAAGAGTTTGAGCTTTTCGTGCGTGTCTTGCGGGCCATTTACATGCCACAGAACGTTTACTGTATTCACGTGGACGCTAAGGCTCCGCCGGAGTACCAGGACGCTGTACGGAAGATAGTCGGCTGTTTTAAAAATGCCTTTCTCTCCACCCAAAGTGAGTCGGTGACTTACGGTGGATTTTCACGCCTGCAAGCAGACGTGAACTGCATGAAGGATCTAGTGGGATCCAGCATAGGCTGGCGGAAAGTTGTGAATCTTTGTGGACAGGATTTCCCCATCAGCAGCAACCTAGAACTGGTGCAGTACATGAAGAGCAAAAACTGGAGAGACAGAAACATGACACCTGGAGTAAAGCAGCCGGGGTATATGAGGTACAGGACGGAATTCCAGCACAGGGAGATCACAGGGTCACGTGTGGCTCTCAAAGGATGGGGAATGAAGAAAAGTCTTCCACCACACaatttacaaatttattttgGAACAGCTTACTATGCTCTCACTAGGGCATTTGTGGACTTTGTTCTGAAGAGCAACATATCCCACGACCTCTTGGAATGGTCCAAAGACACATACAGTCCAGACGAGCACTACTGGGTGACGCTCAACCACATTAAAGGTAAAACATCTGATTTAATCAACTGTAACAGACATGCAGCGACATCTACCACTACAGATGTTAGAGCTGCAGCCATAAATCAACTAGTTCATGAATTAAAACTACTTATGAGGATGGTTTGATGAGAAATAACATATGTAAACTGTGGACATTTCCCACCTtctttgttcctgtttttatttttattgtggatAAAACAAGACATGAAGGTGTCAAAATGAACTTTGGGGAAAAGAATTCCAATTTCTTCACCTTCTGATATAGTATGAATTAACAAACAGTTGATCAGTGGGACACCATGACAACGACAGCAATGGTCAGAGACAGCCTAAGATGATATATGACAGACTTACCATGGtttgtaaaataaaggaaatgtgACACAGAAACATCCCCAATGCAACAAGATCACACAGGATGTTTGAATGTGAACTTTTAAATAAGTCACAGTCAGATGCAGtgacaaagatgaaaaaaaactgcagtatATCTCTGCAAAAGTTAATGTTAGTAAAACCTGAACAATCAGAGATGTGAACACGCAGAATGAGATCATGTCATCTTGCATCACTGTAAGATCATCAATTGTTGCATAACTGCTGATTAGGCATATCAAACACTGTCTTCTAGGAagaatgatgatgtcacttaaCTTGGATTTGCTTCATGACCAATTTGTAAATGCAAGCTAAATCCTTGACTAAGGTGATTTACAACTAATATTGGAAATCATCAGTATTTGACGGAATATCAACACAATTATGATTTCATGCACTGGCTGATCCTGATTGGATGTATATTTTGATGGGATGTAGCTCCTTTCTATTTGAAGTGATGCACAGATCTGGATTATAATCCAGACCTAATTGTGTGTTATTATAGAGTACTGCATACAATTACTGTAATTTCTCTTGTTACTCCATACGTATAATTTGAAGGAAGACAACACTCTACCAACTTATTGATaacatatatatttttgcaACACTATGTTAGCCGATGACAGAGAAAGAGCGATATTGATCATAACCCATATCTTTATGAAATATTGCCATCTGTACTGATCAAAGATCTGACCAGAGTGAAATTAGACAAGACAacggggcggcagtagctcaggcCACCAAGTCTTGGCTGGGGACCGGGGGGTGTACTGGTTCAAGACTCTGTCGGGCAAAAGATTTCCCTACTTAAAAGTTCTTTTCATCAGTTTAAATGCAGAGGACGTTGATTCTAGTTGGATGGTCAATAAGGGGGaactaaattattttctttttttgagcaAAATTCTATTCTGAGATGGCAAGAAGAAATATTCTTAATGTCCATTTATTGCTTTCATGCTGAATTCTATTGGACTTTAACAAATGTCAGTATTAAGAATGATCATTTcacatattaatttttaaaaaaatccttgcATCTCTTCGAATTAGAAGGATGACAATGACTCAACATTAGATTTTAGGGAAATGTGTTGCTATTATGTCTTCTTCCAATGAAAAATAGGACACAGTCACTTCTATAGTCTTactaatgaaaacatttgagaCAGTTTCTTATGTCCCAAACATGCTTCAGCAGGTACTCAAGATCTAGTTCAGTTACATAATTATGATTCGTTTTCTGTATTTCCATGTTTAAAGAAGCTCCAGGCAGCTACATAGATGGAGAATGGGAGGGAAATGTGAGAGCAATCAAGTGGAGCGATCAAGTAGGAACGGTACACGATGGCTGCAAAGGTACGGCAGAGATGAAGGTGTAGCATAACAATGCTTTAATACATGATTACACACTGGGGTTTATCTGTGGTCTAAACTTAGTATCCTTGTCAAACCTGTTCACACTTGATCTATGAACACTGCAGCATTCTGACGCAGAGACGTGTcgtgaaattaaaaataaatggtaGCTTACATACTTGAGTACTGTACTTATTTTTTCTATTGTCTTAGCATGAGGCTACTTAATAATCTGTGTGTCTTGCGAAGTGAACATTGCCAGGTTCTCCTTCTTTGTCTCATGTTTGGCTTTTTGGGCTAAGACAAGTCAAGCTTTA
This sequence is a window from Antennarius striatus isolate MH-2024 chromosome 5, ASM4005453v1, whole genome shotgun sequence. Protein-coding genes within it:
- the gcnt7 gene encoding beta-1,3-galactosyl-O-glycosyl-glycoprotein beta-1,6-N-acetylglucosaminyltransferase 7, yielding MCLFEGRKLSFLFCLAASVTVYSVIYLWTKTQIEPKLINSPSCRPFATECKAFLPGTEEGVEWHRQDCQVERFIVNNQLQCSNLTKDLHFITRPLSREEEDYPLAFIMTIHKEFELFVRVLRAIYMPQNVYCIHVDAKAPPEYQDAVRKIVGCFKNAFLSTQSESVTYGGFSRLQADVNCMKDLVGSSIGWRKVVNLCGQDFPISSNLELVQYMKSKNWRDRNMTPGVKQPGYMRYRTEFQHREITGSRVALKGWGMKKSLPPHNLQIYFGTAYYALTRAFVDFVLKSNISHDLLEWSKDTYSPDEHYWVTLNHIKEAPGSYIDGEWEGNVRAIKWSDQVGTVHDGCKGHYVRDICIFGVGDLPWIINQNQMFANKFDKTYPEALDCLEQWHRNKVLNQATVPIEPSWLLATQKNSSSRSFNSSAGA